ATGATGCAACCGAAATCACCTATTTCGATGATCACAACATTGGTATGGCGGTCGCGACTAAAGTGGGTCTCATGGTTCCGAACATTAAAGCGGTCCAAAACCTATCTTTGTTGGAAGTGGCTGAAGAGGTGAATCGTCTTACAGCAGCAGCCCGTGAGGGGAAAGTTGCGCAGGCCGACATGAAGGGAGGTACTATCACTATCTCCAATATCGGCGTGGTCGGTGGCACAGTCACAACACCCATCATTAACAAGCCTGAAGCTGCGATTGTCGCACTGGGTAAGGTACAAACCCTACCTCGGTTTGCGCCTGACGGGAGCGTTGTTGGGCGTGATTTGATGACAGCAAGTTGGTCTGGAGACCATCGTATTATTGATGGAGCAACGATTGCCAACTTTAATAAGCGCTGGCAACAGTTTCTTGAACAGCCGATGCAAATGCTTACCGTAATGAAATAACCGAGTTTGATAATAGAAAAGGGGCGTTACGCCCCTTTTTTTATACAGAGGTTCACGCAAGTCATGAACATGCTATTTGAGTTTGGCTACGTCGGGTTATTTCTCTCCGCATTCCTAGCGGCAACCATTTTACCCTTCAGTTCTGAAGTCGTTTTGTCCACATTGCTTATCGCTGAACTCTCGCCCGCATGGCTTATCGTGAGTGCGACTGCAGGCAATGTATTGGGCTCATGCGCAAACTATGGCTTAGGCTCTAGTTTGCGAGCACCCCGAGTCCAAACATGGTTAGGGATATCTCCACGAGCATTCGAGCAAGCGGAAACGAGGTTTCAACGAATGGGTACGTGGGCGCTACTCTTTGCTTGGGTTCCCGTGATTGGCGATCCGCTCACATTTGTTGCGGGCGCTCTGAGAGTCAATCTTGTTTGGTTCTTGATACTCGTAAGTGTCGGCAAACTTGCACGCTATCTTGTTGTTAGTTATCTTGTTTTAAAAACAATGGCCTAATAAGACAAACTACAAGGAAAATCCGCATGGAAATGACCCTCGACCCCCAAAGCCAGCGTGCAAAAAGCAACGCCATGATTGCTTATGCACTCATGGTCGCCGGCTTGTTTACCGGTATCTTTTGGTTTATTGGCGCATTTTGGGCTTGGTTTAAACGCAATGAGGCAGTCGGAACCATTTATCACTCTCATCTGCAAAATATCGTTGCAACTTTCTGGTGGGGGCTGCTTTGGGTCGCAATTGGTTTAGTGTTGATGTTGGTATTGATTGGCTATTTGGTTCTATTCGCTGCCTACATTTGGATGATCTT
This genomic interval from Idiomarinaceae bacterium HL-53 contains the following:
- a CDS encoding membrane protein YqaA, SNARE-associated domain, which produces MNMLFEFGYVGLFLSAFLAATILPFSSEVVLSTLLIAELSPAWLIVSATAGNVLGSCANYGLGSSLRAPRVQTWLGISPRAFEQAETRFQRMGTWALLFAWVPVIGDPLTFVAGALRVNLVWFLILVSVGKLARYLVVSYLVLKTMA
- a CDS encoding Uncharacterized membrane protein; translation: MEMTLDPQSQRAKSNAMIAYALMVAGLFTGIFWFIGAFWAWFKRNEAVGTIYHSHLQNIVATFWWGLLWVAIGLVLMLVLIGYLVLFAAYIWMIFRLINGISKILSNEAYL